The Halobacterium hubeiense genome contains the following window.
CCACGGCGGCTACGGCTTCGTGCCGCCCTCGTCGATCTACCACCGCTTCATGACCGGGCTCACCGGCGGGAAGATGTCCTCCTCGATTCCCGCCAGCCACATCAGCCTCCTCGACGACCCCGAGGACGGCTACGACAAGGTCAAGGCCGCGACCACGGGCGGCCGCGAGACCGCCGAGAAACAGCGCGAGCTCGGCGGTGAACCCGACCAGTGTCCCGTCTACGAGCTGTACGCCTACCTCCTCGCGGCGGACGACGACGAGTTCGCCGAGCGCGTCTACGAGGAGTGCGCGGGCGGCGAACGGCTCTGCGGCGGCTGCAAGGAGGAGGCCGCGGAACTCATGGCGGAGTTCCTCGAAGACCACCAGGAGAAACGCGAGGAGGCGAAGGAAGTGCTGGCGGACCTCGACGTCGAACTCGACTCGGCGCGAGCCTGACGGTCCCGGCGAGCCGCTGACGGAATTCTTTTCACCGGCCGTGCCATCCTCCCGCACATGGCGTCCGAACCCCACGCCGGTCGCAGCGCACGTCGAGTAGTCGCGGCTCCGGGGTTCGGTTTCTTCTTCGCCTGAGTGAGCCGGTGGACGCCGCGCGGCGGCGGGAGCCGTCGCGGGGCCGAACCCGCTCGTTCGGGCCGGGAGCGGAACGGATAACTGACTGCCACACGCCCCTACGCACAATGAAACTGCCACCACAGCAGGTCGCGGTGCTCGAAGCGGCGAGCGCCGACGAACCGAGACGCATCGCCGACCTCGCGGCCGAAATCGAGCGGCCGCCGGAGACGGTCACGGGCGCGGCGTTCGAACTGGAGGACGCCGGCCTCGTGGACGTCGTCGAGGAGACCGAGGAGGAGGTCGAACTGACCGAGGAAGGCCGCGAGTACGCCGAAGATGGACTGCCGGAGGTCCGACTCTACGAGGCCGCCCTCGACGCCGGCGCGGACGACGAACCGGTCTCGATGGGCGAAGTCATCGGCACGTCCGGGCTGGAAGGTCCGCAGGTCGATATCGCGCTGTCGAACTACGCCCGGAAGGGCTACGGGAGCATCGACTCGGGGGACCTCGCCGCGGACCCCGACGCCGACCCCAGCGAGGACGCGGAGGCCGCCGCACTCGAAACGCTGGCCGCGGGCGGGGCCGTCGAGGCCGACGACGCGCTCGACCAGCTGGCGCGCCGCGACCTCGTCGCCGTCACCGAGCGCACCGTCCGGTCGGTGCTCCTGACGGAGGCCGGCGTCACCGAACTCATGGCGGGCGTCGAGTCCGCCGAGGAAGTCGGCCAGCTCACCCCAGACATGCTCGCGTCCGGCGAGTGGCGCGACGCCGAGTTCGCCGACTACAACGTCGAAGCCGACGCCGGCGAGCACACGCCCGGGAAGACGCACGTGCTCCGGCAGGCGTCCGAGCGCGTCAAGGAAGTGCTCGTGGGGATGGGCTTCCAGGAGATGGAGGGGCCACACGTCGACGCGGACTTCTACATCAACGACTGCCTGTTCATGCCCCAGGACCACCCCGCGCGCAACCACTGGGACCGGTTCGCGCTGGAGCAGCCCGAGAAAATCGACGAGTTACCCGAAGACCTCGTCGAGCGCGTCGAACGCGCCCACCGCGAGGGCGTCGGGCCGGACGGCGACGGCTACCACTCGCCGTGGGACGAGGACTTCGCGCG
Protein-coding sequences here:
- the pheS gene encoding phenylalanine--tRNA ligase subunit alpha — protein: MKLPPQQVAVLEAASADEPRRIADLAAEIERPPETVTGAAFELEDAGLVDVVEETEEEVELTEEGREYAEDGLPEVRLYEAALDAGADDEPVSMGEVIGTSGLEGPQVDIALSNYARKGYGSIDSGDLAADPDADPSEDAEAAALETLAAGGAVEADDALDQLARRDLVAVTERTVRSVLLTEAGVTELMAGVESAEEVGQLTPDMLASGEWRDAEFADYNVEADAGEHTPGKTHVLRQASERVKEVLVGMGFQEMEGPHVDADFYINDCLFMPQDHPARNHWDRFALEQPEKIDELPEDLVERVERAHREGVGPDGDGYHSPWDEDFARALALRGHTTSLTARYLSGVAGEDVEPPARYFSVEKAYRNDTLDATHLLEFFQIEGWVMAEDLSVRDLMGTFREFYSQFGITDIEFKPTYNPYTEPSFELFGRHPETGELIEIGNSGIFRPEMLEPLGVEADVMAWGLALERLLMLVTGFEDIRDVHGTLCDLEFLRDAEVVY